GATCATTCAGCCCATCCCTTTTATCCCCTTGATCACTGTGAATCCTTCGCTGTCTCAGCCCCTAAAAGCCTAACAGCCTGTAGCCTAAACTCCTCGGCTACTCATCCCCCTAGACCTTTGGGTGATCTGGGGACATGATGGGTATAACACACGACCGACACCTATGAACCTCACACAACACGCTCCCCGCAGTCCCCGCGTCCGCCTCGGCGGTTATGTCATTCTTCCCCGCATGCTCGACAAGGGCCGTGCCACCGTTGCCGGTACCAACGGCGAGTATCACTACAACTGCCCGCTTGATGAGCACTTCTTGAAATTCACCGGAGTTGATCCGGAAGCTCTCCTCGTGGAAATTAAAGCCGGTAAAGGCGACGGAGAAATTCTCGAGTGGATCAAAGCCAACTCCGCAACCAAGTCGACAGAACTTGAAATCAAGTCATGGTCCTCCTGGCAAGAGAGCCGCGTTCCCTCATCCGTGGATACCCGCGAGTACATGCACGAGGCCCAGAAGAAAATCGCTCCGCACAGGGATGATATCGGCGCCTGGTTCGAGCTTCTGGACGTGGATGATTTCGTCACCTTTGGAGGTAAGGCCTAGGCCCTAGGCTTTAGTGACTAAAACCTTCGAGTCTTTTCAGCTGAAGAGACCTGAAGGTTTTTACAAGGATTCCGCCATCAATATCTTTTAAAACTCTCATGGACATTGCCTTTGCATCGCTTCCCCTTGAAGACACGCCCGCTGACATCCTAGGCAAGGCCCAGCGTGGGCTTTCGCTCTCCGATGAGGCTCTTGCAGCTCGCGCAGGGGTCATGGTTGAGGAGATCCGCGAACTCAAGAGTTGCGGAATGGATGCTGAAATCCTTCGCCGGGTTTCCGGGGTTCTCAGTCTGGGAGCTAGGTCGCTGACCGAGATGGCGAACGGCCGGTATGTCCCGGCACATGTGGAGCCTCCCGAGGGACTCTTCTGCACGAGCACTCCCTATCACGACATGATGGTGAATTCCTTCGTGGTCTGGGATCCCGAAACTCGCGAGGCCGCGTTCTTCGATACCGGGAGTGATGCCGAGTCTATGCTCGTCTTTGCCTCAACGAACAATCTGCAGGTGAGACAGATCTTCATCACTCATATCCACGGCGATCATATTCTGGATCTCGACCGGGTGCTCGCCAAGACGGGCGCGCAGGCGCTGGTCTCCGCGCTGGAACCGCTCGAGGGGGCGGAAGCCTTCCAACCGGGAACTAGTTTTTCTATCGGCAGCCTGACGGTCTCTACTCGTAGGACCAGCGGTCATGCCACCGGGGGGATCACCTATGTGGTGGAGGGGCTCTCGAAGAGCCTTGCGATTGTTGGAGATGCCATGTTTGCAGGCTCTATGGGAGGAGGCAAAGTCAGCTATGATGAGGCGCTAAGGACCAGCCGACAGGAGATCTTGTCACTGCTGGATGAGACCATCATCTGCCCGGGA
The genomic region above belongs to Verrucomicrobiota bacterium and contains:
- a CDS encoding DUF5069 domain-containing protein, with the protein product MNLTQHAPRSPRVRLGGYVILPRMLDKGRATVAGTNGEYHYNCPLDEHFLKFTGVDPEALLVEIKAGKGDGEILEWIKANSATKSTELEIKSWSSWQESRVPSSVDTREYMHEAQKKIAPHRDDIGAWFELLDVDDFVTFGGKA
- a CDS encoding MBL fold metallo-hydrolase yields the protein MDIAFASLPLEDTPADILGKAQRGLSLSDEALAARAGVMVEEIRELKSCGMDAEILRRVSGVLSLGARSLTEMANGRYVPAHVEPPEGLFCTSTPYHDMMVNSFVVWDPETREAAFFDTGSDAESMLVFASTNNLQVRQIFITHIHGDHILDLDRVLAKTGAQALVSALEPLEGAEAFQPGTSFSIGSLTVSTRRTSGHATGGITYVVEGLSKSLAIVGDAMFAGSMGGGKVSYDEALRTSRQEILSLLDETIICPGHGPLTTVGEQRRANPFFAD